The Streptococcus sp. S5 genome contains a region encoding:
- a CDS encoding malolactic enzyme: MTAHDILNNPFLNKGTAFTIEERKQLGLIGLLPPYVQTIEEQAAQTYAQMQTKVNDLEKRLFLMEIFNTNRTLFYYLFAQHLEEFNPIVYDPTIADTIEGYSDLFVDPQYAAYLDINHPENIEATLKNAAGDREIRLIVVTDAEGILGIGDWGTNGVDISVGKLMVYTGAAGIDPSMVLPLVIDAGTNREELRNNPNYLGNRHERVRGDRYYDFIDQFVQTAERLFPKLYLHWEDFGRLNAANILEKYRKQIPTFNDDIQGTGIVTLGGIFGSLDITGEKLTDQVYLCYGGGTAGAGIASRVLREMVSEGLSEEEAYKRFFMVDKQGLLFDDMDDLTPQQKPFAKKRSDFANADQLTDLLEVVKTVKPTILVGTSTQPNTFTKEIVEAMCENTERPIIFPLSNPTKLAEASAKDLIEWSDGKAFVATGIPAGTISYKGVDYVIGQANNALIYPGLGLGMLASEASLLTDEMIGAAAHSLSGIVNPGEPGAPVLPPFKYVADVSIKVAEAVAKKAQEQGLARAQETDMAKAVRDLKWYPEYK; this comes from the coding sequence ATGACTGCACATGATATTTTAAACAACCCTTTCCTCAATAAAGGAACTGCCTTTACTATAGAGGAACGTAAGCAACTAGGTCTCATTGGCCTTCTACCACCTTACGTTCAAACCATTGAAGAACAAGCAGCGCAAACTTATGCGCAAATGCAAACGAAGGTTAACGATTTGGAAAAACGTTTGTTCCTAATGGAAATCTTTAATACTAATCGTACTCTATTTTACTACCTATTTGCTCAACATTTGGAAGAGTTTAATCCAATTGTCTATGATCCAACTATTGCTGATACCATTGAAGGGTATAGCGATCTCTTTGTAGATCCACAATATGCCGCATATCTTGATATCAATCATCCTGAAAATATCGAAGCAACTTTGAAAAATGCAGCAGGGGACCGTGAAATTCGTCTCATTGTTGTGACAGATGCAGAAGGTATTCTCGGTATTGGCGACTGGGGAACAAATGGTGTCGATATTTCTGTTGGGAAATTGATGGTCTATACTGGGGCTGCAGGAATTGATCCTTCAATGGTACTTCCTTTGGTCATTGATGCAGGTACCAACCGTGAAGAATTGCGTAACAATCCTAATTACTTAGGAAATCGTCACGAACGTGTGCGTGGTGATCGTTACTATGATTTTATCGATCAATTTGTTCAAACTGCAGAACGCCTCTTCCCTAAACTCTACCTTCACTGGGAAGATTTCGGTCGCTTAAACGCTGCCAACATCCTTGAAAAATACCGAAAACAAATTCCAACCTTTAACGATGATATCCAAGGAACTGGTATCGTAACCCTTGGAGGTATCTTTGGTTCATTGGATATTACAGGTGAAAAATTAACGGATCAAGTTTATCTCTGCTATGGTGGTGGGACTGCTGGTGCAGGGATTGCCTCTCGTGTCCTTCGTGAAATGGTCAGTGAAGGCCTTTCTGAAGAAGAAGCCTATAAACGCTTCTTTATGGTCGACAAACAAGGTCTGCTCTTTGATGACATGGATGACCTGACTCCGCAACAAAAACCATTTGCTAAGAAACGTTCTGATTTTGCCAATGCAGATCAGTTGACGGACCTTCTTGAAGTAGTGAAGACGGTTAAGCCAACTATTCTTGTGGGAACTTCCACTCAGCCAAATACTTTCACAAAAGAAATTGTAGAAGCTATGTGTGAAAACACTGAACGTCCTATCATTTTCCCATTGTCAAACCCAACCAAACTAGCTGAAGCAAGTGCCAAAGATTTGATCGAATGGTCAGACGGAAAAGCATTTGTTGCAACAGGAATTCCAGCTGGTACGATTTCCTATAAAGGGGTGGACTACGTGATTGGTCAAGCGAATAATGCCCTGATTTACCCAGGTCTTGGACTTGGTATGCTAGCTTCTGAAGCGAGTCTGTTGACGGATGAAATGATTGGAGCAGCCGCACATTCATTGAGTGGTATTGTCAATCCAGGCGAACCAGGAGCACCAGTCTTGCCTCCATTCAAGTATGTAGCTGATGTTTCTATCAAAGTAGCAGAAGCAGTTGCTAAAAAAGCGCAAGAACAAGGTCTTGCGCGTGCTCAAGAAACAGATATGGCTAAAGCAGTTCGTGATTTGAAATGGTATCCAGAATATAAATAA
- a CDS encoding Cof-type HAD-IIB family hydrolase, which translates to MSHIRLIISDIDGTILNDHHQIDPELASLIPDLKRETIPFVLASARSPKGMAPIAKELGIEDCPMACYNGALIQKGDQVLFEHPLDKIEARQFIDWANQHFPQVSINLYSGKDWMTDHLDQWSQEEARITGEKPLILPLLDPLLDMTKPLHKLLLIGEAEEIQALYRAIPADDFPSTAFYLSKANYLEVTAKHVSKEDALVELANHYHLSLEEVLTMGDNFNDLPMLKKAGIGVAMGNAPQDVKEGAAVVTKTNNENGAGQAVETYVLI; encoded by the coding sequence ATGTCTCACATTCGTCTCATCATCAGCGACATCGATGGTACTATTTTAAATGATCACCATCAGATCGATCCAGAGTTGGCATCATTGATCCCGGATTTAAAGCGCGAAACCATTCCTTTCGTGCTGGCCTCTGCTCGCTCTCCAAAAGGGATGGCTCCTATTGCCAAAGAGCTCGGCATAGAGGACTGTCCCATGGCCTGCTACAATGGAGCCTTAATCCAAAAAGGAGATCAGGTTCTGTTTGAGCATCCCCTAGACAAGATTGAAGCCCGTCAATTTATTGATTGGGCCAACCAACACTTCCCTCAAGTTTCGATCAACCTCTATAGTGGAAAAGACTGGATGACCGATCATCTCGACCAATGGAGCCAAGAGGAAGCCCGGATTACAGGGGAAAAACCTCTTATTCTTCCCCTATTGGATCCTTTGCTGGATATGACAAAGCCCCTCCACAAATTGCTCTTAATTGGAGAAGCAGAAGAGATCCAAGCCCTCTATCGTGCAATTCCCGCCGACGACTTTCCTTCTACCGCCTTTTATCTCTCCAAAGCCAACTACCTAGAAGTTACTGCTAAGCACGTCTCTAAAGAGGATGCTCTGGTTGAGCTCGCTAATCACTACCACTTGAGCTTAGAAGAAGTCCTCACCATGGGGGACAACTTCAATGACCTCCCTATGCTCAAAAAAGCAGGCATCGGGGTCGCTATGGGCAACGCTCCTCAAGATGTGAAAGAGGGAGCAGCAGTCGTGACAAAGACCAATAATGAAAACGGGGCTGGGCAAGCGGTTGAAACCTATGTGTTGATCTAG
- a CDS encoding threonine aldolase family protein has translation MKTQLNFANDYLQGAHPNILKRMMETNQVEMTGYGTDPITESAIERIREACDCPQAEVRFLMGGTQTNQIMIDSLLQSYQGVIAAKTGHVSVHEAGAIEFGGHKVLELDTADGKLNAQQIKETIEDYWADGNHEHMVMPGMVYISQPTELGTLYSKSELEAIAHVCKEHEVKLFVDGARLAYALACPENDVTLADLAQLCDAFYIGGTKCGAMFGEAVVIPNPRLLPYMTTIIKQHGALLAKGRLLGIQFDELFKDHLYDTIGQDAITDANQIRQACKRAGLPLYFENPTNQIFCLVTKEQMEKLSEKVVFSFWEKYDDELTVIRFATSWSTRKEDVEALCQVIESL, from the coding sequence ATGAAAACACAACTGAATTTCGCCAACGACTATTTACAAGGAGCACATCCTAACATCCTTAAGCGGATGATGGAAACCAACCAAGTGGAAATGACAGGTTACGGGACAGATCCGATTACTGAAAGTGCCATTGAACGGATTCGAGAGGCATGTGACTGTCCCCAAGCAGAAGTTCGCTTTCTTATGGGCGGGACCCAAACCAATCAAATCATGATCGATAGCCTCCTTCAATCTTATCAAGGAGTGATCGCAGCGAAAACTGGGCATGTCAGTGTGCACGAGGCTGGGGCTATCGAGTTTGGTGGCCACAAGGTTCTAGAACTCGATACAGCAGACGGAAAATTGAACGCCCAACAAATCAAAGAAACCATTGAAGATTACTGGGCAGATGGCAATCACGAACACATGGTCATGCCAGGCATGGTCTACATCTCACAACCGACTGAGCTTGGGACCCTCTATAGCAAATCTGAATTGGAAGCCATTGCTCACGTCTGCAAAGAGCACGAGGTCAAACTCTTTGTCGATGGAGCCCGTCTAGCCTATGCTCTGGCTTGTCCTGAAAATGATGTGACTCTAGCCGACCTCGCCCAGCTCTGTGATGCTTTTTACATCGGTGGCACCAAGTGCGGGGCCATGTTTGGAGAGGCGGTAGTCATTCCCAATCCTCGTCTTCTGCCTTATATGACCACCATCATCAAGCAACACGGTGCTCTCTTAGCTAAAGGCAGACTGTTAGGCATCCAATTTGACGAATTGTTCAAGGACCATTTATATGACACTATCGGTCAAGATGCGATTACTGATGCCAATCAAATCCGTCAAGCTTGTAAAAGAGCAGGACTCCCCCTCTATTTTGAAAATCCGACCAACCAGATCTTTTGCTTGGTGACCAAAGAGCAGATGGAAAAACTCTCTGAAAAAGTGGTCTTCTCCTTCTGGGAAAAGTATGATGATGAACTAACCGTTATTCGTTTTGCGACCTCCTGGTCCACTCGAAAGGAAGATGTAGAAGCCTTGTGTCAGGTGATTGAGTCACTCTAA
- a CDS encoding LysR family transcriptional regulator, with the protein MDASKCQAVLVASETGSFSAAAEQLNYTQSGITRMISSLEEELDFPIFIRNKKGVRLTENGQLMLPYFREIVDANQVAVEVSEEIKGLVRGSITIGCYFSVSSMWMPSLLKAFSETYPSIQITLLEGGNKEIAKWLAEKSVDICLCAEPQDSGEYSWKELYRDPLVAWLPKNHPKAEQKTYKIKDLETEDFIHTLPGQDTDQDRLIKQEGLNLQTRFTTKDGFTTYQMVKVGLGVSFNQAMIARDWKEEVVQVPLSPKRFVSLGMALPKKEKVSPAVQRFMDCLEQWMVEFLE; encoded by the coding sequence ATGGATGCCAGTAAATGCCAAGCTGTTTTAGTAGCGAGTGAGACCGGCTCTTTTTCAGCCGCAGCTGAACAGCTGAACTATACCCAGTCAGGGATTACAAGGATGATCTCGAGTTTAGAGGAAGAGTTGGACTTTCCAATTTTCATCCGCAACAAAAAGGGCGTTCGCTTAACGGAAAATGGGCAATTGATGTTGCCTTATTTTAGAGAGATTGTCGATGCCAATCAGGTGGCGGTCGAAGTCAGTGAGGAAATCAAGGGCTTAGTCAGAGGTTCCATCACAATTGGCTGCTACTTTAGCGTGTCCTCCATGTGGATGCCTAGCCTCTTAAAAGCATTTTCCGAAACCTATCCATCCATTCAGATTACTCTGTTAGAAGGTGGAAATAAGGAGATTGCCAAGTGGCTAGCTGAGAAATCTGTCGATATTTGTCTGTGCGCGGAGCCTCAGGATAGTGGAGAGTACAGCTGGAAAGAATTGTATCGAGACCCCTTGGTGGCTTGGTTGCCGAAAAATCATCCCAAGGCCGAACAAAAGACTTACAAAATTAAAGATCTGGAAACAGAAGATTTTATCCATACCTTACCTGGTCAAGATACAGACCAAGACCGTTTAATCAAGCAAGAAGGCCTTAATCTGCAGACACGATTCACAACAAAAGACGGCTTTACGACCTATCAGATGGTCAAGGTTGGTCTAGGAGTCAGCTTTAACCAAGCGATGATCGCAAGAGACTGGAAAGAAGAAGTGGTGCAAGTTCCGCTCAGTCCGAAACGCTTTGTTTCTCTTGGGATGGCCCTCCCTAAAAAAGAAAAAGTATCTCCAGCTGTTCAACGATTTATGGACTGTTTAGAGCAATGGATGGTAGAGTTTTTGGAATAG
- a CDS encoding DeoR/GlpR family DNA-binding transcription regulator, with the protein MYQEQRLEKILKLLEEKKQLSAKEMVDYFKVSKDTIRRDFALLSQRQLVRRTHGGLLPLNKEPGPSYLDRSQRANKEKTAMAQKALQLIQDGQVIFLDVSTSMTLLAGMLNKEVTVYSHSLDNAIQLSSHSQIDVHLLGGKFYPKNRFYYDANQAHILDNLRFDLAFFGASSLANGEVTFEDAEDVAVKSLVFERTRTKVLVAESAKFHQHANYYLARLQQFDYWITDQKPSPDILKLVGSETTILY; encoded by the coding sequence ATGTACCAGGAACAACGACTCGAAAAAATCCTAAAACTCTTAGAGGAGAAAAAGCAATTATCTGCCAAAGAAATGGTCGACTACTTCAAGGTCTCCAAAGATACTATCCGCAGAGACTTTGCCCTTCTGAGCCAACGCCAGCTAGTCCGTAGGACCCATGGTGGACTTCTCCCCTTAAACAAAGAACCCGGCCCTTCTTACCTAGACCGTAGCCAGAGAGCCAACAAGGAAAAGACTGCCATGGCTCAAAAGGCCCTGCAATTGATCCAAGATGGACAAGTGATCTTTCTCGATGTTTCCACCTCGATGACCCTGCTTGCTGGCATGCTGAATAAGGAAGTCACGGTCTATTCGCATTCCCTTGACAATGCCATCCAGCTCAGTAGCCATTCCCAGATTGACGTTCATCTCTTAGGCGGGAAATTCTACCCTAAAAACCGCTTCTACTATGACGCGAATCAAGCACACATACTGGACAATCTTCGCTTTGATCTTGCTTTTTTTGGAGCGAGTAGCTTAGCCAATGGCGAGGTCACCTTCGAGGATGCTGAAGACGTTGCAGTCAAGTCTCTCGTTTTTGAGCGGACTCGTACCAAGGTGCTGGTAGCAGAAAGTGCCAAGTTCCACCAACATGCTAACTACTATCTCGCTCGTCTCCAGCAATTTGACTATTGGATAACCGATCAAAAACCTAGCCCCGACATCCTTAAACTGGTTGGGAGCGAGACCACTATTCTCTATTAG
- a CDS encoding LysR family transcriptional regulator, whose product MNLKDFYYFLDLSQQQSFTGVAQKHGISQPSVSYAIKRLEKEFHCPLIAHDPSHRTFKLTPQGEILLRHIQKVLPEIQGAKKEILRSLSQFNTVGFPPIIIDYLVRKQPAFISNVAALQSIHPVQEGSVELLEMLSKGELDASFLGSLEPIKDHRFQVREIAKRDLFYILHHNHPLASKKVLQFSDVIDEDFIIPDEHFVHLKAFEQLNERYHHEATPFFQTDDIQLLKQLLRKQVGISLLADLALTDGEEELIAIPMAESERISFYVSLVEPKESNLKPEVIQFFEKLLN is encoded by the coding sequence ATGAATCTTAAGGACTTTTATTATTTTCTTGATCTTAGTCAACAGCAATCCTTTACTGGGGTTGCCCAAAAACACGGGATCAGTCAACCATCCGTTTCCTATGCGATTAAACGACTAGAAAAGGAATTTCACTGTCCATTAATCGCGCACGATCCTTCTCATCGTACTTTCAAATTGACGCCCCAAGGAGAAATCTTGCTACGACATATTCAAAAGGTCTTACCTGAGATTCAAGGGGCCAAAAAAGAGATCCTCCGGAGTCTCTCTCAATTCAATACGGTTGGTTTCCCACCAATCATCATTGACTATCTTGTCCGAAAACAACCCGCCTTTATCAGTAATGTTGCAGCTCTTCAAAGTATCCATCCTGTCCAAGAAGGATCTGTCGAACTTTTAGAAATGCTTTCCAAAGGGGAACTAGATGCTAGTTTTTTAGGGAGTTTGGAACCGATTAAAGATCATCGCTTCCAGGTAAGAGAAATAGCCAAACGAGATCTCTTCTATATCCTTCATCATAACCATCCACTAGCCTCCAAAAAAGTATTACAATTTTCAGACGTCATCGATGAAGATTTTATCATTCCAGATGAGCACTTTGTTCATTTAAAAGCCTTTGAACAGTTGAATGAGCGCTATCACCATGAGGCTACACCCTTCTTTCAGACGGATGATATTCAGCTTCTAAAACAACTCCTTCGTAAACAAGTGGGGATCAGTTTACTAGCAGATCTTGCACTAACAGATGGTGAAGAAGAACTGATCGCGATTCCGATGGCAGAAAGTGAACGGATTAGTTTTTACGTTTCACTAGTTGAACCGAAGGAAAGTAATCTCAAACCAGAGGTCATCCAATTCTTTGAAAAATTACTAAACTAA
- a CDS encoding VWA domain-containing protein: protein MKKYTISRKQTLTLASVVLGTVFTGTTIASADDVAPSTTQAAPAATTATKSPITAATEEINAKANTPVVPADKAKTGDIIAVDVKKTGPSAKTDGADTTTTSTATIKTTSLADPNTPVGTSKPVSSTKTATSTKETADYTETTTETVNKTTVVEVTKEADVVNKKEVQATSDIVFVIDKSTSMDSHIRDTMKNVETFVRNLSAKNIQARLGLVEYERASEVKYHDFNGSKFTSDPETFISALKTIKTKGYYENATVPLHHIATSGDYNWGTGANNHRFAFLITDEDIDLTKDTPTKEATLKALQDAGISLTVVGETREKKDFDPLVNGTNGLYLDIDKNFANLLNVQFANKVVETVQKGRVFKVQTDKYELISKSHRVAKAKPQTPSIQTPATPTPTPQKPAVVTPAKPTVFTPAKNEPAKTAVYIAPAALPQKEASLPNTGSKNSIALTTLGLGLLSMGAAFGLSRKTKKD from the coding sequence TTGAAAAAATATACTATTTCACGTAAACAAACTTTAACTTTAGCATCCGTTGTTTTAGGAACTGTCTTCACAGGAACGACTATTGCTTCAGCTGATGACGTTGCACCTAGCACAACCCAAGCTGCTCCTGCAGCTACTACAGCCACAAAATCACCTATCACGGCTGCAACAGAAGAAATCAACGCCAAAGCCAATACACCAGTTGTTCCTGCTGATAAAGCAAAAACTGGGGATATCATCGCTGTGGACGTCAAAAAAACTGGCCCATCTGCTAAAACAGACGGTGCAGACACCACCACTACTTCAACAGCAACCATCAAAACGACTAGCTTAGCAGATCCAAACACACCTGTTGGCACTTCAAAACCGGTCTCATCTACTAAGACAGCTACATCAACCAAGGAAACAGCGGACTACACTGAGACAACAACTGAAACAGTTAATAAAACAACTGTAGTCGAAGTGACAAAAGAAGCCGATGTGGTCAATAAAAAAGAAGTTCAAGCAACATCAGACATCGTCTTTGTCATTGACAAATCAACTTCAATGGATTCTCACATCAGGGATACGATGAAGAATGTCGAGACCTTCGTTCGTAATCTATCGGCAAAAAATATTCAAGCTCGTTTAGGATTGGTTGAATACGAAAGAGCTAGTGAAGTTAAATACCATGATTTCAATGGATCTAAGTTCACAAGTGATCCAGAAACTTTCATTTCTGCTTTGAAAACCATCAAAACTAAAGGCTACTATGAAAATGCTACTGTTCCATTGCATCATATCGCTACTTCAGGAGACTACAACTGGGGGACTGGGGCAAACAACCATCGCTTTGCTTTCTTGATTACAGATGAGGACATTGATCTTACAAAGGATACACCAACAAAAGAAGCGACACTGAAAGCCCTTCAAGATGCTGGTATCTCTTTGACAGTGGTTGGTGAAACACGTGAAAAAAAAGACTTTGATCCATTGGTCAATGGAACAAATGGTCTCTACCTAGATATCGACAAAAACTTTGCTAACTTGTTGAACGTTCAATTTGCCAATAAAGTCGTTGAAACTGTCCAAAAAGGTCGTGTCTTCAAAGTCCAAACAGACAAGTATGAGTTGATCTCAAAATCTCATCGTGTGGCGAAAGCAAAACCACAAACACCTAGTATCCAAACGCCTGCAACACCGACTCCTACTCCTCAAAAACCGGCTGTTGTAACCCCTGCGAAACCGACTGTATTCACACCTGCTAAAAACGAGCCTGCCAAAACAGCAGTCTATATCGCACCTGCAGCTCTTCCTCAAAAAGAAGCAAGTCTTCCAAATACAGGAAGCAAAAACTCCATTGCTTTGACGACTCTAGGTCTTGGTCTTCTTAGCATGGGTGCTGCCTTTGGACTCTCTCGTAAAACAAAGAAAGACTAA
- a CDS encoding AEC family transporter, with translation MEIFLTSIQSIVPIIVIIILGYFLQVRGWFQESFGNDLSKLIMNVAMPVAIFTSVLKYLTLDKLISLSGGLLYTFIAFILGYLAAFIAVKVFKVRPGRRGTMINTFVNANTIFIGLPLNIALFGNQALPYFLVYYITNTVSTWTLGVYLMTSDSKEGASKQAQKFNWKKLFPAPLLGFLVALVFLVLRIPVPSFAESTLTYIGSLTTPLSLVYIGIVLAKAGLNTIRFDKDTIITLVGRFILAPVIMLLVLKFFSPNMVAPEFRTFMIQSATPALAVLPILANQGKGDVEFSTNVVTLSTVLFVIVVPILQTLLG, from the coding sequence ATGGAAATCTTTTTAACTTCAATTCAGAGTATTGTACCCATTATCGTCATCATCATTCTTGGTTATTTCTTGCAAGTCCGCGGTTGGTTTCAAGAGAGCTTCGGAAATGACCTATCTAAACTGATTATGAACGTGGCCATGCCTGTTGCAATTTTTACCTCTGTTCTTAAATATTTAACTTTAGATAAATTGATTAGCTTGTCTGGCGGTTTGTTGTATACCTTTATCGCCTTCATTCTTGGTTACCTAGCGGCCTTTATCGCAGTGAAAGTTTTTAAAGTGCGCCCGGGTCGTCGAGGAACCATGATTAATACCTTTGTTAATGCCAATACCATATTTATTGGTTTGCCTTTAAATATCGCTTTGTTTGGAAATCAAGCCCTTCCTTACTTCTTGGTTTATTATATTACAAATACAGTATCTACTTGGACATTAGGTGTCTATCTAATGACTTCTGATAGTAAAGAAGGGGCTTCAAAACAGGCTCAAAAATTTAATTGGAAGAAGCTTTTCCCAGCTCCTTTATTAGGTTTTCTCGTAGCCCTCGTCTTTTTGGTGTTGCGTATTCCTGTTCCAAGTTTTGCGGAAAGCACCTTGACTTATATTGGTAGTTTAACAACGCCCTTATCTCTTGTCTATATCGGTATCGTCCTAGCTAAGGCAGGTTTGAACACCATTCGCTTTGATAAAGATACCATTATCACACTGGTTGGTCGTTTTATTCTTGCACCGGTCATCATGCTCTTGGTTCTGAAGTTCTTCTCTCCAAATATGGTGGCACCAGAATTTAGAACCTTTATGATTCAATCAGCAACACCAGCCTTGGCAGTTCTTCCTATCCTTGCCAATCAAGGTAAAGGCGATGTTGAGTTTTCAACGAATGTGGTCACTCTCAGCACAGTCTTATTTGTGATTGTGGTTCCAATTCTGCAGACATTGTTGGGATAG
- a CDS encoding helix-turn-helix domain-containing protein gives MKTKHYLQRYIAQKVKYLRKKQNMSQEELSERADLGLKYINQLENQNVNLTIHSLEKVISALELTPEEFFNFNSLESSSDPNDNLSLKRVNMKIKQLPVGKREKILTIFEDLLDSL, from the coding sequence ATGAAAACAAAACATTATTTACAACGGTATATAGCGCAAAAGGTCAAATATTTGCGAAAAAAACAAAACATGAGTCAAGAGGAGCTATCGGAACGGGCAGATCTTGGATTAAAATACATCAATCAATTGGAAAATCAAAACGTGAATCTGACCATTCACAGTCTTGAAAAAGTCATTTCTGCTCTTGAGTTAACGCCTGAAGAATTCTTCAATTTTAATTCACTTGAATCATCTTCAGATCCTAACGACAATCTTTCACTTAAGAGAGTAAATATGAAAATTAAGCAACTTCCAGTTGGAAAAAGGGAGAAGATCCTAACGATTTTCGAAGATCTTTTAGATAGCCTTTAA
- a CDS encoding nucleoside phosphorylase — MIHKHEIPILEFDDNPQAVIMPTHEGLDLHLPEKCVYAFLGDEIDRFAKAAGAEQVASFVSATKAYPVYVLEHQGEELCLTQAPVGSAAAAQFMDWLIGYGVRKIISSGSCGVLVDMEENTFLIPTKALRDEGASYHYVAPSRYIEVDSRALTAIETVLKGKEIPYQEVMTWSTDGFYRETPDKVAYRIEEGCRVVEMECASLAAVAQLREAVWGLLLFTADSLADLENYDQRDWGSEAFEKALELCLEMVHHL, encoded by the coding sequence ATGATCCATAAACACGAAATTCCGATTTTAGAGTTCGACGATAACCCACAGGCAGTCATTATGCCGACTCATGAGGGGTTAGACCTGCACCTACCTGAAAAATGCGTTTATGCTTTCTTAGGGGATGAGATTGACCGCTTTGCCAAAGCTGCTGGAGCTGAGCAAGTAGCTAGCTTTGTCTCAGCTACCAAGGCTTATCCAGTCTATGTTCTGGAGCACCAAGGGGAGGAACTCTGCTTGACACAAGCGCCAGTTGGATCTGCAGCTGCTGCCCAATTCATGGATTGGTTGATCGGCTATGGGGTGAGGAAAATCATTTCCTCAGGAAGCTGTGGCGTCTTGGTGGACATGGAAGAAAATACCTTTTTGATCCCGACCAAGGCCTTGCGAGATGAGGGAGCCAGTTACCATTATGTAGCGCCTTCTCGTTATATCGAAGTGGACAGTCGTGCACTGACCGCCATTGAAACTGTCTTGAAAGGAAAAGAAATTCCCTATCAAGAGGTCATGACTTGGTCGACGGACGGCTTCTATAGAGAAACGCCCGACAAGGTGGCCTACCGTATTGAAGAAGGGTGTCGTGTTGTGGAGATGGAGTGCGCCTCACTTGCAGCAGTAGCCCAACTTCGAGAAGCGGTTTGGGGCTTGCTCCTCTTTACCGCAGATTCTCTTGCAGATCTGGAAAATTATGACCAGCGTGACTGGGGATCTGAAGCGTTTGAGAAAGCCTTAGAATTGTGCCTAGAAATGGTTCATCACTTGTAG
- a CDS encoding sugar O-acetyltransferase: MASEYEKMIAGDFYRPGDPELRALAKVSREKQEAFNQELDPKKGASIIKEWFGSSGENLYLNRHVLVDYGINIHLGENFYANYNLTMLDVCPITIGKNAMIGPNCQFLTPLHPLDPDERNSGLEYGAPIRIGDNFWAGGGVTILPGVTLGDNVVAGAGAVVTKSFGDNVVLGGNPARVIKEIPVKKEKQ, encoded by the coding sequence ATGGCCAGTGAATATGAAAAAATGATTGCAGGCGACTTTTATAGACCCGGAGACCCTGAATTACGGGCTTTGGCAAAAGTCTCTCGGGAGAAGCAAGAGGCCTTTAACCAGGAGTTGGACCCTAAAAAAGGGGCAAGCATTATTAAAGAGTGGTTTGGTTCTAGCGGTGAAAACCTCTATCTCAATCGTCACGTTCTTGTGGATTATGGAATCAACATCCATCTGGGAGAAAATTTCTATGCCAATTACAATTTGACCATGTTGGATGTATGTCCCATTACCATTGGAAAGAATGCCATGATCGGTCCCAATTGTCAATTTTTGACGCCCTTGCACCCGCTGGATCCAGACGAGCGCAATTCTGGTCTGGAGTACGGCGCACCGATTAGGATAGGGGACAATTTCTGGGCAGGAGGAGGCGTCACCATTCTTCCTGGTGTGACACTGGGCGACAATGTGGTCGCTGGAGCTGGGGCAGTTGTGACCAAGTCCTTTGGAGACAATGTGGTCCTTGGAGGAAACCCAGCCCGTGTCATCAAAGAAATACCCGTCAAAAAGGAGAAACAATGA